One segment of Laspinema palackyanum D2c DNA contains the following:
- a CDS encoding NB-ARC domain-containing protein: MSKSLKASMEGLAVADRARKRLGWTKTSTARWWQDAHTSRATLRRFWHGDRIQRDIFIALCAAVGISDWQAIAEQCEPDFDPAIPESPPIRDWQEAPDLDSFFGRDRELAQLQHWIPTAKLILISGIGGIGKTALALAFADSIQLQFQGVIWRSLHHSPSVEALLDSLLSTLEGTSVTNLAKGTTQLLHHLKHRRYLLILDGLEAVLESPELEKEYSHFLQILNRDRHQICILITTREQPQSVSLEGKTSQSLTLSGLRNTAAVDLLKSRGLTGKQLGISALIQLYRGNPFALKIVTPVIQTVFGGNVAAFLNQNTLIVGDRLRTLLHQQLERLSDLEREILYWLAIWQEPVSFCRLHTHFLVLVDPAALLEAIASLERRSLLESWFGEESSAFTLQPLVMKTVRDELVERATAEMQRVVQSHDIRYFKVLRSLRLVRPGTDDIAGDRIINQLRENLLQIYGGTLPQTLQNVLALLSDKSPLAVGYIGCNAIALLQPLDL, translated from the coding sequence ATGTCAAAGTCGCTGAAGGCATCGATGGAAGGATTGGCAGTCGCCGATCGCGCTAGAAAGCGTTTAGGTTGGACAAAAACCAGTACAGCGCGATGGTGGCAGGATGCTCATACTTCCCGCGCCACCTTACGCCGATTTTGGCATGGCGATCGCATTCAACGGGATATTTTCATCGCCCTTTGTGCTGCCGTGGGGATTAGCGACTGGCAGGCGATCGCTGAACAATGTGAACCTGATTTTGACCCAGCAATCCCCGAGTCTCCGCCAATCCGAGACTGGCAAGAAGCGCCCGATTTAGACTCATTTTTCGGACGCGATCGCGAATTGGCACAACTCCAACACTGGATTCCCACCGCTAAACTCATCCTGATTTCCGGCATCGGTGGCATCGGAAAAACTGCCCTCGCTCTGGCTTTTGCTGACTCAATTCAACTACAATTCCAGGGAGTAATCTGGCGATCGCTACACCATTCCCCCTCAGTCGAAGCACTCCTCGATAGTCTCCTCTCCACCTTAGAAGGAACCTCTGTCACCAATCTTGCCAAAGGCACAACCCAATTACTCCACCATCTCAAACACCGGCGCTATCTGCTGATTTTAGATGGATTAGAAGCGGTCTTAGAATCACCAGAATTAGAGAAAGAATACAGTCATTTTCTCCAAATCTTAAATCGCGATCGGCATCAAATCTGCATACTGATTACCACTCGCGAACAACCTCAATCTGTCTCCCTAGAAGGCAAAACTTCCCAGAGTTTAACCCTCAGTGGATTGCGAAATACTGCTGCTGTAGATTTGTTAAAATCCCGAGGATTGACCGGGAAACAATTAGGAATTTCGGCCTTAATTCAACTGTATCGGGGGAATCCGTTCGCCCTCAAAATAGTAACCCCGGTGATTCAAACGGTATTTGGGGGAAATGTTGCCGCCTTTTTGAATCAAAATACCCTAATTGTCGGCGATAGATTGCGAACCCTGTTGCACCAACAATTAGAACGTCTGTCTGATTTAGAACGAGAGATTCTCTACTGGTTGGCAATCTGGCAAGAACCCGTTTCATTTTGCCGACTGCACACTCATTTTTTGGTGTTAGTCGATCCGGCAGCATTATTAGAAGCAATTGCCAGTTTAGAGAGGCGTTCCTTATTAGAATCCTGGTTTGGCGAGGAATCCTCTGCCTTCACCTTGCAACCCCTGGTGATGAAAACAGTCCGGGATGAATTAGTCGAACGTGCCACAGCGGAAATGCAACGGGTGGTGCAGAGTCATGATATTAGATATTTTAAAGTATTGCGATCGCTGAGGTTAGTCCGACCCGGAACCGACGATATTGCAGGCGATCGCATTATCAATCAACTGCGTGAGAACCTCCTGCAAATCTATGGCGGGACCCTACCGCAAACCTTGCAGAATGTTCTAGCGTTGTTATCGGACAAATCCCCCTTGGCTGTCGGTTATATTGGCTGTAATGCGATCGCCCTGCTGCAACCGTTAGATTTGTAG
- a CDS encoding protochlorophyllide reductase translates to MEQDRKSTVVITGASSGVGLYGAKALAKRGWHVIMACRDLAKAEKAAQSVGMSPDSYTILHIDLGSLQSVRQFINDFRATGRTLDALVCNAAIYMPLIKEPLRSPEGYELSVATNHLGHFLLCNIMLEDMKRSPAPDKRMVILGTVTHNPDELGGKIPPRPDLGDFTGFAEGFKEPHSMIDGKKFEPVKAYKDSKVCNVLTMRELHERYHESTGITFTSLYPGCVAETPLFRNHYPLFQKIFPLFQKYITKGYVSQDLAGERVADVVADPEYKQSGAYWSWGNRQKKDRKSFVQRVSPQARDNDNGKRMWELSAKLVGLA, encoded by the coding sequence ATGGAACAAGATCGAAAGTCAACGGTCGTCATCACGGGCGCATCCTCCGGGGTCGGTTTATACGGCGCGAAAGCCCTGGCGAAACGAGGATGGCACGTGATCATGGCCTGTCGGGATTTAGCCAAAGCTGAAAAAGCGGCCCAGTCTGTGGGAATGTCTCCGGACAGCTACACGATACTCCATATCGATTTAGGCTCCTTACAAAGCGTGCGTCAGTTTATCAATGACTTCCGCGCTACAGGTAGGACCCTGGATGCTTTGGTCTGCAATGCGGCCATTTATATGCCGTTAATCAAAGAACCCTTGCGCAGTCCTGAAGGGTATGAACTCAGTGTCGCGACAAATCACCTGGGTCATTTCCTCCTGTGTAATATCATGTTGGAGGATATGAAGCGATCGCCTGCGCCAGATAAGCGCATGGTCATCCTAGGAACCGTCACCCACAACCCGGATGAACTCGGCGGCAAAATTCCACCCCGTCCAGATTTAGGGGATTTCACAGGGTTTGCCGAAGGATTCAAAGAGCCGCACTCGATGATTGACGGCAAGAAGTTTGAACCCGTTAAGGCGTACAAAGATAGCAAAGTCTGCAACGTTTTAACCATGCGGGAACTTCATGAACGCTATCATGAATCAACCGGAATTACCTTCACCTCTCTCTATCCCGGATGTGTTGCGGAAACGCCATTATTCCGGAACCATTATCCCCTATTTCAAAAAATCTTCCCCCTCTTCCAAAAATACATTACCAAAGGATATGTATCTCAGGATTTAGCGGGAGAACGAGTGGCGGACGTGGTTGCCGATCCGGAATACAAACAATCCGGCGCTTATTGGAGTTGGGGAAATCGTCAGAAAAAAGATAGAAAATCTTTTGTCCAACGGGTTTCTCCCCAAGCGCGGGATAATGATAATGGTAAGCGGATGTGGGAGCTGAGTGCTAAGTTAGTGGGACTGGCATAA
- a CDS encoding Uma2 family endonuclease yields MIATPIKTETVTLQLPWDLNLQVTPGQFAAIAAVNPELKLERTATGELIVNPPTGGETGYRNIRIAYFLVKWIEEEGGNGIAFDSSTGFTLPNGANRSPDAAWVSIERWQALTPAQRKGFVPLSPDFVIELRSESDSLAKLQGKLQEYIDNGTQLGWLIDPQQQQVEIYRAGQKAEIVMNPSQLSGETVLPGFVLNLRRVWS; encoded by the coding sequence ATGATCGCAACCCCCATAAAAACGGAAACTGTTACCTTGCAATTACCCTGGGACCTGAACCTTCAGGTGACTCCAGGACAATTTGCTGCGATCGCCGCTGTCAACCCTGAGTTAAAACTAGAACGCACTGCAACCGGAGAATTAATTGTGAATCCACCCACCGGCGGCGAAACGGGATATCGCAATATCAGAATCGCCTATTTTTTGGTCAAATGGATTGAGGAAGAAGGGGGAAATGGGATTGCCTTTGATTCCTCCACTGGATTTACCCTCCCCAATGGTGCGAACCGTTCTCCGGATGCCGCTTGGGTGAGTATAGAACGTTGGCAGGCATTAACCCCCGCGCAACGCAAAGGGTTTGTTCCTTTATCTCCTGATTTTGTGATTGAATTGCGGTCCGAGTCGGACAGTTTGGCAAAACTGCAAGGCAAGTTACAGGAGTATATCGACAATGGGACACAATTAGGATGGTTAATTGACCCGCAACAGCAACAAGTTGAGATTTATCGCGCCGGACAAAAGGCGGAAATTGTGATGAATCCGAGTCAATTATCTGGGGAGACGGTATTACCGGGGTTTGTGTTGAATTTGCGCCGAGTTTGGAGTTGA
- a CDS encoding HEPN domain-containing protein, with translation MQSALDQFRISISRVRDLIALYNSLTAQSMAALDLSDMLRSALVLGVSALDYYVHEIVTLGMLEIHRGQRLEPAPPPNNAQSSFSRFQVSLGGARQDRLKALDIASWLENDIAQTQGPGFLQQSYTVSSLLAAIATSIQNQLNNTDWLEDEIRERLGYQSFQHPDKIADAIRLISDKKLWEEVANQMGKPQKNIKQELRAIVDRRNQIAHEADIDPTYGIGSRRNIDAVSVAEAIDFIEEIIETIHQIL, from the coding sequence ATGCAGTCAGCGCTTGACCAATTTCGGATTAGCATAAGTCGGGTGAGAGACTTGATTGCTCTTTATAACTCGCTCACGGCTCAATCGATGGCTGCTTTAGATTTATCGGATATGTTGAGGTCGGCACTTGTGCTAGGGGTGAGTGCCTTGGATTACTATGTCCATGAAATTGTCACTTTAGGAATGCTGGAGATTCACCGAGGTCAACGTTTGGAACCCGCCCCTCCTCCAAACAATGCTCAATCCTCATTTTCTCGCTTTCAAGTTTCATTAGGGGGGGCCCGACAGGACCGATTGAAAGCATTAGATATTGCCTCCTGGCTAGAAAATGACATTGCCCAAACACAAGGACCAGGATTTTTACAACAGTCTTATACCGTCTCATCCTTGTTGGCTGCGATCGCCACGAGTATTCAAAACCAACTGAATAATACAGATTGGCTAGAAGATGAAATTCGTGAACGCCTGGGATATCAGAGTTTTCAACACCCGGATAAAATAGCAGATGCTATTCGATTAATTTCTGATAAAAAACTGTGGGAGGAGGTGGCGAATCAAATGGGGAAACCGCAGAAAAATATTAAACAAGAACTCAGGGCAATAGTTGATCGCCGGAACCAAATCGCCCATGAAGCTGACATTGATCCGACTTATGGGATTGGCAGTCGCCGAAATATTGATGCAGTCTCCGTCGCAGAAGCAATTGATTTTATTGAGGAGATTATCGAAACGATTCATCAAATCCTGTGA
- a CDS encoding ParA family protein, protein MVQKIALFNHKGGVSKTTTTFNLGWMLASKGKRVIMVDADPQCNLTGMALGEETEDDEVGIERIYQTYSNIKKGLAPAFESQPKAIEAVDCLPIKGQERLFLLQGHVGLAEYEVALWIAQELSGSIHSLRNLPGSITDLLDKTAEKLDADYILIDMSPSLGAINQNILMTSDFFIVPTTVDFFSVMVIDSLAKVLPKWYAWATRANSLPLLKDAIYPFPDVNLKFLGIIVQDFRIINGRETGVFETWTKQIEQAVSSKLVPILQNHNMLLPQQEYVNQEINSNFCLTKISNFNSLIAKSQKHQVPIYELTPQQLGQTGQVRKHNQKKQEDFRQTFSDLADKIIGLTSMAYAVSA, encoded by the coding sequence ATGGTTCAAAAAATTGCCTTATTTAATCACAAAGGGGGAGTCAGCAAGACAACCACCACCTTTAACCTGGGTTGGATGCTGGCCTCAAAGGGTAAGAGAGTCATTATGGTGGATGCTGATCCACAGTGTAATCTGACGGGGATGGCATTAGGGGAAGAAACAGAAGATGATGAAGTGGGAATAGAAAGAATTTATCAGACCTATTCTAATATCAAAAAAGGGTTGGCCCCGGCTTTTGAATCCCAGCCTAAAGCCATTGAAGCTGTAGACTGTCTTCCCATTAAGGGCCAAGAGAGGTTGTTTTTACTACAGGGTCATGTAGGATTGGCTGAATATGAAGTGGCTCTATGGATTGCTCAGGAACTAAGTGGCTCGATTCATTCCCTCAGAAATTTACCCGGTTCTATCACCGATTTGCTCGATAAAACAGCGGAAAAGTTGGACGCTGATTATATTTTAATTGACATGAGTCCCAGCTTGGGTGCAATCAATCAAAATATCCTGATGACTAGCGATTTTTTCATTGTGCCAACTACTGTTGATTTCTTTTCAGTCATGGTAATTGACTCTTTGGCAAAAGTCTTACCGAAATGGTACGCTTGGGCTACTAGAGCGAATTCGCTTCCACTCTTGAAAGATGCGATCTATCCATTTCCCGATGTAAACCTTAAATTTTTAGGGATTATTGTTCAAGATTTTCGGATTATTAATGGGAGGGAAACAGGAGTATTTGAAACCTGGACAAAACAAATAGAGCAGGCTGTTAGCTCTAAATTAGTTCCCATATTACAAAACCATAATATGCTGTTACCACAGCAGGAGTATGTTAATCAAGAAATTAATAGCAATTTTTGCTTAACTAAAATTTCTAATTTTAATAGCTTGATTGCCAAATCTCAAAAGCATCAAGTACCAATTTATGAGTTAACCCCTCAGCAATTAGGACAAACCGGGCAGGTGAGAAAACACAATCAGAAAAAGCAGGAGGATTTTAGACAAACATTTTCAGATTTAGCCGATAAAATTATAGGATTAACATCTATGGCTTATGCAGTCAGCGCTTGA